AACCCCCTGCCAGCCGGGTGCAAAGCCGGGCGGCCCTACGCGGTCGCCCGGCAGGTCGCCGAACGCGCTCTCGCCGCCCGCTGCAAGAACCGGTGACCAGGGGCATCAGATGAATTAACGTCCGTTGCCTCCGGCCATATATTCTGATTGACCTCCAACTGAGCGCGCTCAGGCACACGATTCTCACAAATGAACATCTGTGAGAGTTCCGCGACAGCCCCCGGGGCGATCAAGTTTCCGCAGGTCGCCGTTCGCAAAAGTCCTCTCGAAACCCGCATGTTGTGCGAGGCACTTCTGAGAGACTGCCACCATGGATCTCACGCCCGGTCAGGCCGCATTGGCGGTAGAACGTCACGACTGCCCGAACTGTGACGCGCCCGCTGGCAGCGCCTGCCGCACCCGCGGCGGGAAGACCGCCGCGAAGTACCACACTCCGCGGTTCGTTCTCGTCCCCGCGCTCCGCGAGGAACTGGAGATCCCCGTTCCCTCCGACCGGTATCCGGGCCGCGCGTGGAAGCAGGGCTCGGCGCTCATCGTCGTGCCCGCGCCCCGCACCGAGCGGCCGGTCCGGATCGGGTACGCGAGGACGTCGACCGCCCGCCAAGAGCTGGCGAGCCAGATCGAAGCCCTCCACCGCGCGGAGTGCCACAAGGTCTTCAAGGAACAGATCAGCACCCGCGTGAAGGTGCGGCCCGAGCTGGAGAAGGCGCTCGCGCTGGCCCGGCAGTTCAAGGAGGCCGCCCCGGAGACGCCGGTCATCTTCACCGTCCACGAGCTCAAGCGCCTCGCGCGCAACGCCGCCGAGCTGATGACGCTGTCCGCCGAACTCCAGGCTGGCGGCATCCAGCTCGAACTCCTCACCGGCCCACTTACCGGCATCTACGACCCCAACGGCATGGGCGCCATGTTCTTCGCCGTGCTCGCTGTG
Above is a genomic segment from Streptomyces sp. NBC_01750 containing:
- a CDS encoding recombinase family protein — translated: MDLTPGQAALAVERHDCPNCDAPAGSACRTRGGKTAAKYHTPRFVLVPALREELEIPVPSDRYPGRAWKQGSALIVVPAPRTERPVRIGYARTSTARQELASQIEALHRAECHKVFKEQISTRVKVRPELEKALALARQFKEAAPETPVIFTVHELKRLARNAAELMTLSAELQAGGIQLELLTGPLTGIYDPNGMGAMFFAVLAVAGQIERNYIREKTLEGQVTAAAKGNHGGRPKVIDDDMLTFAVALKNKGVPVPEIAKKLVIKTGKNTGKNPSVASLYRALAEAEDAAADDGLPLRPKPVHIRRPEDPLTPEEIDLRERLQSQPHPNAEIRS